From Solea senegalensis isolate Sse05_10M linkage group LG19, IFAPA_SoseM_1, whole genome shotgun sequence, the proteins below share one genomic window:
- the cdc27 gene encoding cell division cycle protein 27 homolog encodes MTVLQEPVQAAVWQALNHYAYLDAVFLAERLYAEVRSEDALYLLATCYYRSGKPYKAYRLLKAHSYSTPQVRFLLAKCCVELSKLAEGEQVLIGGVLNKQKSQDDIITEFGDSASFTLSLLGHIYCKTDRVAKGAECFQRSSTLNPFLWSPFQNLCHLGDKPDPDQVFRLSSPQNPSMAPPPPSVSPAQNPSHRLDTALMETPQDTLELNRLNLESSNGKLTSDLSVSYIDSSLISPETGSLLGNTVSMASAGSLLAKQNKPKSGRSLLGGPAALSPLTPSFGILPLEPSPGEPTYLQNFSTTMETQTTAPSKKSVSRISQSKSVFSQSGNSRDVLPIPFNQSQSSVPHTSGSPQVLSPSLSAPTNVQPRRSSRLFTSASSTAKENSKKLKMKFPTKIPNRKTKCKSAKTSNSNNLNESLDILRLDPGLSLQDTKVPQYQRAAADSVMALLRELGRGYQALCSYNCREAINILSSLPPQHYSTGWVLTHIGRAYFELAEYTQAERLFSEVRRMESYRVEGMEIYSTTLWHLQKDVALSVLSKDLTDMDKNCPEAWCVAGNCFSLQREHDIAIKFFQRAIQVDPGFAYAYTLLGHEFVLTEELDRALACFRNAIRVNNRHYNAWYGLGMIYYKQEKFNLAEIHFKKALSINPQSSVLLCHIGVVQHALKKSDAALETLNRAIGIDPKNPLCKFHRASILFANDKYKAALQELDELKQIVPKESLVYFLIGKVYKKLGQTHLALMNFSWAMDLDPKGANNQIKEAIDKRYLPEDEGDPLPLTLEHNYIYIVHLQT; translated from the exons GCTGCAGTGTGGCAGGCTCTGAACCACTACGCCTACCTGGACGCTGTTTTTCTCGCAGAGCGACTCTACGCTGAAG tgaggTCAGAGGACGCCCTCTACCTGTTGGCTACGTGTTACTACCGCTCAGGGAAGCCATACAAAGCTTATCGACTACTGAAGGCACACAGCTACTCCACACCACAGGTTCGATTCCTGTTGGCCAAGTGCTGCGTGGAATTGAGCAA GCTTGCTGAAGGAGAACAGGTTCTGATTGGTGGAGTGCTGAACAAACAGAAGAGTCaggatgacatcatcactgaatTTGGAGACTCTGCGTCTTTCACTTTGTCGCTACTGGGACACATTTACTG TAAGACAGATCGTGTTGCTAAAGGTGCAGAGTGTTTTCAGAGAAGTTCAACTCTCAACCCGTTCCTCTGGTCACCTTTTCAAAATCTCTGTCACCTAG GAGACAAACCAGATCCAGATCAGGTTTTCAGGTTGTCATCCCCACAGAACCCTTCTatggccccgccccctccatCTGTCAGCCCTGCCCAGAACCCCTCCCATCGCTTGGACACCGCCTTAATGGAGACGCCGCAGGACACACTG gaGTTAAATCGTTTGAATTTAGAATCTTCTAATGGAAAGTTGACGTCTGATTTGTCGGTTTCCTACATTGACTCCTCCCTTATCTCCCCGGAGACTGGCTCTCTTCTGGGAAACACTGTTTCCATGGCATCAGCCGGCTCCCTATTGgctaaacaaaataaacccaaAAGTGGGAGGAGTTTATTGGGAGGACCTGCTGCCCTGAGCCCACTAACACCCAG ttttggAATCCTGCCTTTGGAACCTAGCCCTGGAGAGCCCACATATCTACAGAACTTCTCAACTACCATGGAAACACAGACCACAGCACCTAGCAAGAAG TCTGTCTCCAGGATCAGTCAGTCAAAATCTGTCTTCAGTCAGAGTGGAAACAGTAGAGATGTTCTTCCCATTCCCTTCAACCAATCACAGAGCTCTGTGCCTCACACCAG TGGCTCCCCTCAGGTCCTTAGTCCCAGTCTGTCTGCTCCTACAAATGTTCAGCCCAGAAGAAGCTCCAGACTCTTCACTAGTGCCAGCTCCACGGCCAAG GAGAACAGTAAGAAGTTAAAGATGAAATTTCCCACAAAGATCCCAAACAGGAAAACCAAATGTAAATCAGCGAAGACGTCGAACAGCAACAACCTGAATGAGAGTCTCGACATCCTGAGGCTGGACCCAGGTCTGAGTCTGCAAGACACCAAGGTGCCACAGTACCAGAGAGCTgctgcag acagtgtgatGGCGTTGTTACGGGAGCTGGGCCGTGGTTACCAGGCGCTGTGCTCCTACAACTGCAGGGAGGCCATCAACATCCTGAGCTCACTGCCTCCACAGCACTACAGCACTGGCTGGGTCCTCACGCACATCGGCAGAGCCTACTTTGAACTGGCCGAGTACACACag GCGGAGCGTCTGTTCAGTGAGGTGCGCAGGATGGAGTCGTACAGAGTTGAAGGGATGGAGATTTACTCGACGACGCTGTGGCACCTGCAGAAAGATGTTGCTCTGTCAGTTCTGTCCAAAGACCTGACAGACATGGACAAGAACTGTCCTGAG GCCTGGTGTGTTGCTGGTAACTGTTTCAGCCTACAGAGGGAGCATGACATTGCTATCAAATTCTTCCAGAGGGCCATCCAG gtggACCCAGGCTTTGCGTACGCATACACTCTGTTAGGTCATGAGTTTGTTCTGACCGAGGAGTTGGACCGAGCACTCGCCTGCTTTCGAAACGCCATTAGAGTCAACAACAGACACTACAATGCATG GTATGGTCTGGGAATGATATACTACAAACAGGAAAAGTTCAACTTGGCAGAAATCCACTTTAAGAAAGCTCTCAGCATCAACCCACAGAGCTCAGTGCTGCTCTGCCATATTGGTGTG GTGCAGCATGCTCTGAAGAAGTCAGATGCAGCATTAGAGACTCTGAACAGAGCGATTGGCATCGATCCTAAAAATCCTCTCTGCAAGTTTCACCGAGCGTCCATTCTGTTCGCTAATGACAAGTACAAG gCAGCTCTTCAGGAATTGGACGAGTTGAAACAAATAGTTCCTAAAGAATCTCTTGTGTATTTCCTAATAGGAAAG gTGTATAAGAAGTTGGGTCAGACTCACTTGGCTCTGATGAACTTCAGCTGGGCCATGGACCTGGATCCTAAAGGAGCCAACAACCAGATCAAAGAGGCCATCGACAAGAGATACCTGCCCGAGGATGAAGGTGACCCCTTACCCTTGACCCTAGaacataattacatttatattgtgcacttacaaacatga